TTCATTTCAGCGCTTAAAATGGACGGCTAGCGACACTTTCCCAGCGCGCGTATAGATCAGACATTGCCGGATGCAGGTATTTTATGCGTGCAGGTCTTGGATGGTACCGCCTCCCCGGCTTGAACGGGGGACCTCTGGATCCACAATCCAGCGCTCTAACCTACTGAGCTAAGGCGGCACTGGCACGCGATGTAGCTTTGCACGGGCGCAATTGCAAGTGTTATTGAGGTTAAGAATGCCAGCAAAGCCCATTTTTTGCAAACCTTGACGATCTTGCAAAACCAGCCAAGGCCAAGTAAGCCCTATAACCGAACAGGGAGCCGCACATATGGGTATCAACACACCATCCGATATTGAAACCAATCTGCAAATTGGACCAACCGACACCGGCATGGTTAGGATATTTGTCACCGGTGGCAGTATCGAGCTTCCGATGGATTTCGATCCTGATGAGGCAGATGAGATTGCACAGGAAATCATGGCCGCTGCAAAAGGTGCGCGCAGTTTGGGGAAATCCTGACCTTACAGGCGGAACTCAGGGTCACGCCAGCGCTGCAGCCGCCGCGCTGCGTGAAACGCAAACTTTTGTAAAAGTGCCTTGCGCCGCGCGGCAGCTAAAGGCGCCAACGGGCCGTTTCGGATCATTTCGCCATCATAGGCATCCGCTATAATCAAACCGTGCTCATCCGGCAAAATTTCGGTTGGAAACTCGGCGTCTACCGCCCAAAAGTAACGGTCACACCATGACAGATAATTTTGCCATTTATCATCACTGGTGAAATCTTCACGCGATGATTTGCATTCAACAATCCAAAGCTCGCCTTTCGGCCCAAGCGCCATTAGATCCACCCGCAGCCCCCTGCTGGGCACAAACTCTTCAATACTGGCGTATCCCAAACTGGTTAAATGACGCGCCGCCCCACGCGCCAGTTTTTGTCCGGGTGTCAATTGCTTTTGAGAAAACATCTCCATCACCAGAAGATAAAATTTACGCCGGATTTTGCAAGTGAGTATTCGAGGTAGCCTTGCTTTTTAGCTCGCTTAAGCCTAGCTGTCAGATTGGCGGTTCTGTTCTTCTCGTGTCCGGTTACATTCCGTTGGCCTTAAGCACTTCCGAGGGAGCTGGCTCTGTTTGGATCCTGGTCCATTTACCTGGCGCCCACCTGTTCACACAGGTCCTCGGGAATAAA
The nucleotide sequence above comes from Rhodobacteraceae bacterium Araon29. Encoded proteins:
- a CDS encoding MmcB family DNA repair protein, whose amino-acid sequence is MFSQKQLTPGQKLARGAARHLTSLGYASIEEFVPSRGLRVDLMALGPKGELWIVECKSSREDFTSDDKWQNYLSWCDRYFWAVDAEFPTEILPDEHGLIIADAYDGEMIRNGPLAPLAAARRKALLQKFAFHAARRLQRWRDPEFRL